One genomic window of candidate division TA06 bacterium includes the following:
- the tuf gene encoding elongation factor Tu (EF-Tu; promotes GTP-dependent binding of aminoacyl-tRNA to the A-site of ribosomes during protein biosynthesis; when the tRNA anticodon matches the mRNA codon, GTP hydrolysis results; the inactive EF-Tu-GDP leaves the ribosome and release of GDP is promoted by elongation factor Ts; many prokaryotes have two copies of the gene encoding EF-Tu) produces the protein MIMPGDNVTIEGELLTPIAMEKGLKFAIREGGRTVGAGTVTEILPD, from the coding sequence ATGATCATGCCGGGCGACAACGTGACCATCGAGGGCGAGCTGCTGACGCCGATCGCCATGGAGAAGGGCCTGAAGTTCGCCATCCGCGAGGGCGGCCGGACCGTGGGCGCCGGAACAGTCACCGAGATCCTG